caagatcaaattactttacccactagtggataaaatgcgttttaacCCGCTGgttacgctggtattaaaggacaaaacacgtgtttccgagctagtgaggggaaaatgttttttttttcagaattgtaaaaaaaatcatgaaaaaaaaaaccgagcaccatggcctttttctaaatatgtttttttttacagatgaacaaataattcgacaataacggtttttcgtgaattgtaacgtgtttcaataacaataacgtgtacattttaattcgattaacattcagtatacaaacgtttattggggaatccccgataactaccaactacggattttgtaaatgttacttttaaaagaccagaaattaaagtttgtatttgtttaaagtatttgattaaattcgtttaataattAACATTAAGTCCAAAAAACCGTagaaaagtattaactactttgcaaattttgagatttcgtacattagaaaaaaacacatactccagaaaaaaacggttttttttcatgtttttttcaagccagaaaaaagacccgttttttgcaaccctattcCCGTGAGAAGAGATAGCGAGCGattatagttcatcgctcggcgacggactataactcgctcgcgctatcatcgcgtctcttttaattacacgggagcgactatcttttgttcgttcctatagccgatagctcatcgcttactcgcatTTGGTGGGACCAATGCCTTtacctaaaaaaatattattttttattctaataataacctaaccacaaaattaaaattttaaaaaacccccgaccgctacatagtagaccgattttcatgaaacatggctaagaacactcccgattaactcggctttcagacaaaaaaactaaatctaaatcggccggttcatccgttcgggtgctacgatgacacagacagacacacacacagacagacagacaaacagacagacagacacacacagatagacacgtcaaacttataacaccccgtcgtttttgcgtcgggggttaaaaaagggaaAAGCTTCGTGAGGAAACCATACATTTGCGAAAGACGTGTGTTTATACATAGCTGCCTTGTACAATTACTGAATCGGTACTCAGCAGTAGGAGACgaaggctgatgatgatgattcaaaTGTTTATCGACAGGCAGGAGAACCAGACGAGAAAAAAGAAGGAGAAGATGAGGACGAGGAAGAAGATTGAAACGTTTTCAGTATATTTAGggattttaaaaatattggtAATGTACTAAGTACCTATGTTACGTAGTTCTAGAAGTATTTTGAGctattacttaattattaaaggtctttaaaaaaacttattgCCATTTAATGTCCATCTGGAGAAGAATGGTTTGAAAACATCTTTGGTTTTAATTGTAAAAGAGGAAAATAATAAGTCTTCAGAAAAGGGatacctacatttattttatataacttaaaactataatatttataaaacttTCATGTAAAAGCCTATGTTTATTCATTAAGGTCTTGCAAGGGTTTTCATAAAAATCGTTCGGCATATTTATAGACAATTTCGTTTGCCTGTTTATATGTATCACAATTTATCTTGTAACTATTTTGTAACTGTTAATTCATTGTAATTGCAAtagaatttgttaaatattcaTAATACAAGATTAAACACAAGATATACAATATTTGTATATCCCCTACTTCATGTTACTAATCTTCATTACTCTCTAATTCCATAGCATTCGACAATACTTCTCTACTGGATGAAACTACGCGACTACGCATTAGTTTATTTCTAAATTTAAAGTAAACAGAAACACATATCACTGCGAGCATTGCGCAAATAAGTGTCCCAAAAATCGTGGCCAAATATTGGTTCGTGACATTGAGGAGTTTCTCTAATTTTTCATTTCCCgagaacatttttttattatcattatcTTGAGTGCTATTGTTCATCTCAGTCTGACTCTTACATGTTATTCCATTTACATTTTCTGTCTCATAATTTGGAGATTCCGCCCTTAAGAAGAGCTCAGTTCCGTCATGTATAAATTTCAGCAAAATATCACATATTAGCGGGTTGCCTCCTATAGATAAAGTGGTCGCTGTGCTTCTAGATAATGAGAATTCAGTAAGATTAATCTTGTCTATGAAATTGTTGTCTAGATAAATGACTTGCAAATTTGGTAACTCGTAAAATAACTTTCCATCAAATCTGTGGAATCTGTTATTTGATAGGTTAATTATACCTACGCGACTCAAGCCTTCGAATACGCCAAATTGAAGGAATGACAAATAATTgtggtttaaatttaaattgtaaaGATTTTCGCAGTCCATAAATGAACCTGGTTGAAtgtatgatattttattatgactcaTATCAATTAAATTGATGCTACGTTGTTTTTGGAAATATATGTCGCTTATAGATGTGATTACATTGTAAGATAAATATATCCATGTCAACTTTAAATGTATGCTATTTATAGAAAATGATTCAATTTGGTTGAACGACAAGTCTAAAAACTCTATTGCCTTAGTCCCATTGAAAACGTTAAACTCTAATAGTTTTATGTCACTGTGGGATAGATTGAGTTTATTCAATGATACCATTCCGTTGAAAGAGTTGTTTCGAAGGGTTTTGATTTTAGATCCCGAGAGATCTAAATCGTAACAGGAGGACAATCCACTAAAAGTCTGTCGAGGGATATCAGAGATAggattattttgtaaatttaatGTGTGAAGgatttttaaattattgaatGATTGAATTTGTATATTTTCGATGGAGTTATTCGACAGGTCAACCATTTGTAACTTCGTGAGAGGTTCAAAAGCATCCCTTCGGATTTGCTTTATATCGttatttttgatgtaaaaatgGCTCAAGTTCTTTAGACCTGTTGTATCAAAATCTATGCTTCGTAACTTGTTATGTGATAGGTCGAGTTCTTGTAAATAGTCGAGGTTTCTAAAGGTGGTTTTACTTATTTTGGATATACAATTATTACTGAAATCAAGCGTTCGAAATGTAGGATGAGGTCCGAATAGGTCCGGGCCTAACTCTCCTATGTCTGCGTCGCTGAGGTCCAACTTTTCAAAATAAAGACCGTTAAATGCGTCAGTGTCTAAATAG
This window of the Leguminivora glycinivorella isolate SPB_JAAS2020 chromosome 16, LegGlyc_1.1, whole genome shotgun sequence genome carries:
- the LOC125234569 gene encoding insulin-like growth factor-binding protein complex acid labile subunit, giving the protein MDNTAKAAVLLTLLIATGPLVASDCNIHEVGDDSPCGGRLLCTRDLSDAVSLIVQMPCVYLYNDYSDEHILHQNFTISIHATDFDFTANDSAVINNLKDHINAISITDGKIKKFPDAVLNLRQATIVDLSKNNIDSLNLAAFAKPSVINVLNMSYNNIERLDAQIGWPSFWQLPVTTIDFSHNNIQGVLQNNIAPYVTLRHLNLSYNYIESLSKFTFGNLTGLLTLDISNNKIFKLDSSLDGLVSLQELYLDHNDLTHLSKDNFRSLFALQYLNISSNSLKSIESSSFIALSSLKQLDLSNNMITAILKSTFQNNSVLYSLDVSFNKISKIESGAFAGAHITDLKLHNNTLAGYLDTDAFNGLYFEKLDLSDADIGELGPDLFGPHPTFRTLDFSNNCISKISKTTFRNLDYLQELDLSHNKLRSIDFDTTGLKNLSHFYIKNNDIKQIRRDAFEPLTKLQMVDLSNNSIENIQIQSFNNLKILHTLNLQNNPISDIPRQTFSGLSSCYDLDLSGSKIKTLRNNSFNGMVSLNKLNLSHSDIKLLEFNVFNGTKAIEFLDLSFNQIESFSINSIHLKLTWIYLSYNVITSISDIYFQKQRSINLIDMSHNKISYIQPGSFMDCENLYNLNLNHNYLSFLQFGVFEGLSRVGIINLSNNRFHRFDGKLFYELPNLQVIYLDNNFIDKINLTEFSLSRSTATTLSIGGNPLICDILLKFIHDGTELFLRAESPNYETENVNGITCKSQTEMNNSTQDNDNKKMFSGNEKLEKLLNVTNQYLATIFGTLICAMLAVICVSVYFKFRNKLMRSRVVSSSREVLSNAMELESNED